From one Nycticebus coucang isolate mNycCou1 chromosome 14, mNycCou1.pri, whole genome shotgun sequence genomic stretch:
- the LOC128565538 gene encoding olfactory receptor 226-like, translating into MEKRNHSGRVSDFVLLGFPAPLPLRALLFTVSLVAYVLVLTENILIIVAIRNHSTLHKPMYFFLANMSFLEIWYVTVTIPKMLAGFISSKEGRGQLISFEGCMTQLYFFLGLACTECVLLAVMAYDRYVAICHPLHYPVIVSGQLCVQMAAGSWAGGFSISMVKVFFISRLSYCGPNIINHFFCDVSPLLNLSCTDMSTAELTDFVLAIFILLGPLSVTGASYMAIAGAVMRIPSAAGRHKAFSTCASHLTVVIIFYAASIFIYARPKALSAFDTNKLVSVLYAVIVPLLNPIIYCLRNQEVKRALRCTLHLYQGQDANPKKASRDG; encoded by the coding sequence ATGGAGAAGAGAAACCATAGTGGGAGAGTGAGTGACTTTGTGTTGCTGGGATTCCCAGCTCCCCTGCCACTGAGGGCACTACTGTTCACCGTTTCACTAGTGGCCTATGTGTTGGTGCTAACTGAGAACATACTCATCATTGTGGCAATTAGGAACCACTCCACCCTCCACAAACCCATGTACTTCTTTCTGGCTAATATGTCCTTTCTGGAGATCTGGTATGTCACTGTCACTATTCCCAAGATGCTTGCTGGCTTCATTAGTTCTAAAGAGGGCCGTGGGCAGCTAATCTCCTTTGAAGGCTGTATGACACAACTCTACTTTTTCCTGGGCTTGGCCTGCACTGAATGTGTCCTTCTTGCCGTTATGGCCTATGACCGCTACGTGGCCATCTGCCATCCTCTCCATTACCCTGTTATTGTCAGTGGCCAGTTGTGTGTCCAGATGGCAGCTGGCTCGTGGGCTGGAGGTTTTAGCATCTCCATGGTCaaagtctttttcatttctcGGCTGTCTTACTGTGGTCCCAACATCATCAACCACTTTTTCTGTGATGTCTCCCCATTGCTCAACCTCTCCTGCACGGACATGTCCACAGCAGAGCTTACAGATTttgtcctggctatttttattctGCTAGGACCACTCTCTGTCACTGGGGCCTCCTACATGGCCATCGCTGGTGCTGTGATGCGCATTCCCTCTGCTGCTGGACGCCATAAAGCCTTTTCCACCTGTGCCTCTCATCTCACTGTTGTGATCATCTTCTATGCAGCCAGTATCTTCATCTATGCCCGGCCAAAGGCACTCTCAGCTTTTGACACCAACAAACTGGTTTCTGTCCTCTATGCTGTCATTGTACCATTGCTCAATCCCATCATTTACTGCTTGCGCAATCAAGAAGTTAAGAGAGCCCTACGCTGTACTCTGCACCTGTACCAGGGCCAGGATGCTAATCCCAAGAAAGCTAGCAGAGATGGGTAG
- the LOC128564416 gene encoding olfactory receptor 6-like: MLGINITVVSEFILVGFPTAPWLQVLLFFLFFVVYLLVVVENLVIMLTVWVTGSLHRPMYYFLSSMSFLEVWYISVTVPKMLDGFLLQRRHISFTGCMTQLYFFVSLACTECVLLAAMAYDRYVAICHPLRYSVIMTTGYCVQLVVFSYMSGFMVSVIKVYFISHVTFCGSNVMNHFFCDISPILKLACKDMSTAELVDFALAIVILVFPLITTVLSYIYIASTILRIPSVQGRKKAFSTCASHLTVVTIYYTAMIFMYVRPRAIASFNSNKLISAVYAVLTPMLNPFIYCLRNKEVKNAIKKTLMGGHCFLPS, encoded by the coding sequence ATGCTGGGAATAAACATCACTGTGGTCAGTGAATTCATCCTGGTGGGCTTCCCCACAGCCCCATGGCTGCAggtccttctcttcttccttttctttgtggtttaCCTGTTAGTGGTAGTAGAGAATCTTGTTATTATGCTCACTGTTTGGGTCACTGGCTCCCTTCATAGGCCAATGTACTATTTCCTAAGCAGCATGTCCTTTCTGGAGGTCTGGTATATCTCTGTCACAGTCCCTAAGATGCTGGATGGATTCCTCCTGCAGAGACGACACATCTCTTTCACAGGCTGCATGACCCAGCTCTACTTCTTTGTCTCACTTGCCTGCACAGAGTGTGTGCTCCTGGCAGCCATGGCCtatgaccgctatgtggccatctgccACCCTCTGCGATACTCAGTCATCATGACTACAGGTTACTGTGTACAGCTGGTAGTTTTCTCCTACATGAGTGGTTTCATGGTCTCTGTCattaaggtctatttcatctCACATGTCACTTTCTGTGGCTCTAATGTTATGAACCACTTTTTCTGTGATATCTCACCAATCCTCAAACTGGCATGCAAAGACATGTCCACAGCTGAGCTAGTGGactttgctttggctattgtcaTTCTTGTGTTCCCGCTTATCACCACTGTCCTCTCTTATATCTACATCGCCTCTACCATTCTGCGTATACCTTCCgtccagggaaggaagaaagcctTCTCCACCTGTGCATCCCATCTTACTGTAGTCACAATCTATTACACAGCCATGATTTTTATGTATGTCCGGCCCAGAGCTATTGCATCATTTAATTCCAACAAACTGATCTCAGCTGTGTACGCAGTTCTCACACCCATGCTAAATCCATTCATCTACTGCCTAAGGAACAAGGAAGTCAAGAATGCTATCAAAAAGACCTTGATGGGTGGCCACTGCTTCCTGCCCAGCTGA